AAAGAACGTCGTCAGGCAACCGTTATTGTGTTGCGAGAAGCGAGACCTGGCTATATTATGCCTGTGGGCGTGTGGCAGGTGCGGGAGAATGTGCGGAATGCTATGCGACAGCGACCACTGAAGTTTGCCACTTTAGAGCAGGCGCTGCAGAGGATTTCAAGCAGATTCAACATTCCAATACAACGGTGGATCGACAGGAGTAAGCTAATTATGAATGCTAAGATTCAGAGGAAGATAACGCAATACGCTTAGACACTTTCATGTTCTACTCGAGCTTTTTGCCGCACTTGTAACAGAACATGGCATCAGCACGATTCTCTTCTCCGCAATCGGAGCAGACAACTGGTTCTCTGGTGGTTGCTTCCTTAATCTTTTCTTTTGCTGTTTTGAAGGCTTTCTCCATTTCTTTGCCAGCTGTCGAAAATGCTTTCTCTATCTCTTCTCCCATTCTAGAAAAGGCTTCTCTCAACTCTTCCCATGGAGTGGAAATGCCTGCTTCTACGCCCTTTCTAGTTCTCACGCCGCATTTGGGGCAGAAATATGCGTTTTCAGGTAGCTCTTTGCCACAATTTGAGCAAAACACTTTGAATATCACCTAAGTCAAGAATGGAATAGAAGAATTTAAACGTATATCCTATAAGAGTTGCTTTCTAAGTTTCGTTAGTGCTTTTTGGTTTGTATCTTCTTTCCACATTTCGAACAGTATTTCAAGCTTTTTTCCACTTTTGTGCCGCACCGAGGACATACGTTTATTGGAGGAGGCTTCTCTTTTTTCTTCGTCTCCGTTTTTAGAGCCCTTGCATATTGCCACTTCAGAGTAGCGAGGAAAGAGGTTACGCTCGTGCAAATTATGAAAATCGTGAACCCTG
This genomic stretch from Candidatus Bathyarchaeota archaeon harbors:
- a CDS encoding zinc-ribbon domain-containing protein, producing the protein MFCSNCGKELPENAYFCPKCGVRTRKGVEAGISTPWEELREAFSRMGEEIEKAFSTAGKEMEKAFKTAKEKIKEATTREPVVCSDCGEENRADAMFCYKCGKKLE
- a CDS encoding zinc ribbon domain-containing protein — translated: MSKKKKELQEKISEADRFKRIALLGLIIGIVLIVLGLLMFEPLFVPGFTIFIICTSVTSFLATLKWQYARALKTETKKKEKPPPINVCPRCGTKVEKSLKYCSKCGKKIQTKKH